The sequence below is a genomic window from Methylotuvimicrobium sp. KM2.
CTTCACAATCGAAACTTTATTGGCTATTCAACTGCACTTGGTATTGCCCACTCAGCGTCGGCCTGTTCGAATGGCATACTTACATGGTCAAAATCGTTGAAAATTGGTGGTGCCCATTCGGTCACGAGAAAAAAGAAAACTATAAAGACGGTGCTATCGATAAATCGTTCTGGCATATTTATCAAAATGATGAAGACAAACTTAACCCGGAAGACCGTGTTAACCCCATCTGGAATGACGAAGTTGAAAAAGAGCAAGAGGAAAGGTGAAAGAAAAAAGAGGAAAGAGGAAAGAGTAATAGTGAGCAGTACGTAGCCCTTATGCAGCGCCAGCGGAATACGGGAAATTCTTGGCATCGTCCTTCCAGAAGAAGCTACGCTTCATCCGAACTACGCTTATTGAAGCGCCGGTCTGCATTTCCACGCAGGAGCGTGAGAACGAGGAAAAACTCCATTCACTATTCACTGATCACCGCTAACTAAAACCATGCAAATAGGACCGCATACTCTCGAAAACAATCTAATCCTCGCCCCAATGGCCGGAATTACCGACCGTCCGTTCAGAACGCTCTGTAAACAATTCGGCGCGGGACTTGCCGTATCTGAAATGGTCAGCTCCCTGCCGTCATTGCAAACCAATAAACGCACCTTATTAAAAGCTGACCACAGCGGCGAAACGGGCCTACGTTCGGTGCAGATTGTCGGAACAAATCCGCGGCAAATGGCCGACACCGCTAAACTTAACGTCGACCGGGGCGCCGACATCATCGATATCAACATGGGATGCCCGGCAAAAAAAGTCTGTGCAGTCGCCGCCGGCTCTGCCCTAATGAGAGATGAGGATCTAGTCAAACGCATTCTCGAAGCCGTCGTCGAGGCAGTTTCGGTTCCAGTCACATTGAAAATCCGCACCGGCTGGGATCCGCAAAATCGTAATGCGCCGACTATCGCTAAAATAGCCGAAGACGCCGGCATTGCCGCACTGACCATACATGGCCGAACACGCGCCTGTAAATTCAATGGCAACGCCGAATACGAAACCATCAAGCAAATCAAAAAAATCATCGCAATTCCGGTCATCGCGAACGGCGACATCGACTCGGCCGACAAAGCTCGTTATGTCCTGAAAAAAACGGGGGCCGATGCGCTTATGATCGGCCGCGGCGCTCAAGGCAACCCTTGGATTTTTAGCGACATAATCAATTCTTTACATAACGAAGAACCCTTAGAATCGCAAACTATCGACTCGACCCGCGAAACTTTATTGAGTCATGTACAACAATTATATAGTTTCTACGGCAACCTAAGCGGTGTTAAAATAGCGCGCAAACATATCGGTTGGTATCTTGACAGGCTCGGCATCTTGCCTGTCGAAATTCGCAATGCTATCAACCGAGCTCAACAGCCGACCGAACAAATTCAGCATATCGACTCGGCATTCCGGCATTTTTCATACCATCGTGCTGCATAATATGGAAGCAACTCAACAATCCGCTAAGGTGATTAATATTGACAATAAAATACCGACCGCAATACCGTTGTCTGCACAGGTCAAACAAGCCATTGAGCTCTATTTTTCGCAACTAAACGGTCATGATGCGGCAGGACTCCACGCAATGGTCATCGGCGAAGTCGAAAAACCGCTGCTGGAAGTCACGCTACAGCATGCCGGTTATAACCAAACCAAGGCAGCCAAAGTACTCGGTTTAAGCCGTAGCACCTTACGTAAAAAACTGGACCAATACGGTATCTCTTAACCCAGCCTTAACATTTAGTAAAGATAGGGTATTAAAAATAACAAACATTATGAAACTACATTTGTTAAAGCTGCGTTCATTTTTACTAATATCGCTTTCGTTCAAGGATATTATTTTTCCGGGCTACCTAAAAAAAATTTAACCACGAAAAGAAAAAGGCATTAATCGAATTGTCGAAAAGTAAGTATTCAGTCCCCCAGCTATTCTCGTTCCCGTGCTTTGCGTGGGAACGCCTGAGTACCGCTCCAGCGTTACGAGACGATAGAGCGTCTCGGTCTTCATTCCCACGCTGGAGCGTGGGAACGATAAGGGGGAAATAATTACGTCGAAAATCGATGAACACCCTTTCTATAATCCCTAAGGTCTTCATAAACTTTCTATTTTTTGTGGCTTAACTGCCCAGTGATACCTGAAACCCTTTTCGATACCGATCAACACTCCTTACCCGAGGCCCCACTCATGTACAAAAAAGTTACTCGCGCACTAGTCAGCGTTTCCGACAAATACGGCATCGTTGAA
It includes:
- the dusB gene encoding tRNA dihydrouridine synthase DusB, which translates into the protein MQIGPHTLENNLILAPMAGITDRPFRTLCKQFGAGLAVSEMVSSLPSLQTNKRTLLKADHSGETGLRSVQIVGTNPRQMADTAKLNVDRGADIIDINMGCPAKKVCAVAAGSALMRDEDLVKRILEAVVEAVSVPVTLKIRTGWDPQNRNAPTIAKIAEDAGIAALTIHGRTRACKFNGNAEYETIKQIKKIIAIPVIANGDIDSADKARYVLKKTGADALMIGRGAQGNPWIFSDIINSLHNEEPLESQTIDSTRETLLSHVQQLYSFYGNLSGVKIARKHIGWYLDRLGILPVEIRNAINRAQQPTEQIQHIDSAFRHFSYHRAA
- a CDS encoding helix-turn-helix domain-containing protein, translating into MEATQQSAKVINIDNKIPTAIPLSAQVKQAIELYFSQLNGHDAAGLHAMVIGEVEKPLLEVTLQHAGYNQTKAAKVLGLSRSTLRKKLDQYGIS